TTATATGCCATGCAAGGAGTCTAATATTGTTGTTTTAACCTTTGTAAGTTAGCAGCAGCCTTTTCAGTTGTCATTTCATTATAAAGAGTTCTAAGTAGTAGTAGTTCTTTCAATATTTCAGTTGTATTTTGACCTCCTTGCACACTGCTCTCTAGTGCCTGTATTATTTCTTCAAGATGTTTTGTCATCTCATGCCTTTCTTTAGTTTTCCTACTTGTGTAACTAATAATTTGCCCTTTTATAAATGGCTTAAAGGCTTCCCATTATATTACTGCTGTTGTTTCATATGTATTAATCTGGAAATAATCATTAATTTGTTCACCAAAGAATTCtaaaattttttttgtcttgcatccattttatttgaaatttccatttattgtaatttttttgtaattttggttCTGTTAATGTTATAGAAACAGCTGCATGGTCTGAAATAACTATGCTATGATATTGACTATTTTTAATATGATGGACCAATTCTGTTGAaaccaaaaaaattataaattctGGAGTATCCTCTGTGAGTGCCCGACCAACATGAGTATTGATGTTTGGCTGAATACCGAGTCCTCCATATGTCTactaaatttaattattttataaattgattTATCACTATTCTAGTCTTTTCATGAGTATTGTCTATGCCTGTTGATTTATCTTTAGTAGGTTCCAAGACATAATTGAAatcccccacaatatatattttccttgcatatttaaaattttaaaaaacaaatcattataGAAGTCAGCATTGTCATTTGGTCCATATACTGTAATTAGATTAAGACGAGTGGAATGAATGTTTCCTTGTACAATGAAAAATCTACCATTTGGgtcatttatcattttttttcaattcGAAAGGGAATAGATTTATGTATCATTATCATGACCACCCTAGAATTAGAAGAGTAGGGAGATGATAGAATCTGACCTGGCCATCTACACTTTACTTTAATTGTTTCATGAACCAGCATATGCGTCTCCTACAGAAATACAATTTTGGCTTATAATTGTTTAATTCTGCTCATAACTTGTTTTACGAAGCCCTGTACAGTTCCAagaaacacaattaaataaGACTTTCGTcacatttatttacaattattCAAAAATATCAATAGGATTCTTAAGTAATGTGAAAAGAAATATATACGTACCACtttgccaaaataaaaaacataaagccaccCCAAACCCTAAGGTACTTCCAGCCGCAATTTGGAATAGGTCCACGCTACTATGGGGAAccattcttcttcttttaaaCTTCAGTTGCCTTtactttttttacaaataataatccACCTTACTGTGTAATATTTTCCATACAACATGTGAGCTTTTATTCTGACCCTTCCAGATTAACCTACTGCATTATAACCTTCTCAGATCTATAACTTCAATGGAGCATTTTTCCATAACCACTAGTAAATACTCTTATCGCTTCTACTTTCATGTTAACAAAATTAACAACATTACATCCCCATTCTTAGTCTTAATTTGGTTATTcttcaaaaaagaaacaaaaaaaaaaatcatataaattttatatttatcCCCAATTTACCATAAACACACGTCCTTTTGTCATTTCTTACCGGTGGAGCATTTCTCCACGGAGATTTCTTCTTACCCGAGATAATCTTCACCTTAATTAGGGGCAATGGAATCAATGAGGTCTGAAATTTTAGTATGGAAGTTATCTACCAGGTTATTTACTGAGTTAGAGGACAAAGTGAAAGTGGAAGAGTAACTTAGTTAAAGGTTTTAGTTGCACTGTCCTTAAtaaagcattttctttttatgtctctttggctaattttgtgtgtgttggCTGTTtaatgttgagtcaaaccaaaatgtttaactaattactttgcctctctgtctTGGGGGTTGTCAACATGGATGTTGAAATCTCCCACAATGAATAAACAGTCGtagtcaacacatatcacagatagaAGGTCATTGAAATCATTGTAAAAGTGTGTTTTGGGTTTCATAGGCCTGTAAATGTTCATAACCATATTTCGAGCAGGGCCCTCTACCTGGACAGCCAGATATTCAAAAAGGTAAAATCTGCATAAAAACACCTGTTTATATTTTAAGGAATCATGAAACACAGACATCAGCCTAGAAAAAAATGCCCACTTTCCCGGCAAATGTTAAAGTTGTTGGTAAAGTTTACTAATTTTGCAGCACATGCTTTTATAAGTTGTTTTATTTGGCTCAAAACATCACACTGCAATGACAAAGTATTAAAGTGAAAATGTTACTGACACACTATAAAAAGAGGAATAACATACATCACactgatttaaatcattttaggaAAGACATGACAGAAAACTCGCGGTTATTTATTAACAGCAAGTGCATGTAGAATAGAATCTCATTTTTTCAAGTCTTTCATTTCTCCTTTGTTGATCCACCTATTGTCACACAGCCGACAGAGCAGAAAGGGAGATACTTTAACTGTGTTAAAAAACAGTGagtaaaataatggaaacatCAATGATGATATTATGTCAAGCCTGTATGGATTTATCCATGCAGGCCTGAATAGTTGTCTGAGCAGAATAGGAAAGCACCCTACATGACTATGTGGTCGATCACAACAAACAGTCGAACATGAACCTTAGATTGTATAATAGATCACAGAGAAAGACATATTCTTCTATGTAAGTTTTGTAatgttgatttaatttaattactttatttaatttgtgaacatattttaattagGGCGGGTTCCTCATAAAATCAGAACTCTGTGGTCGAATATGATGCGTCCATTCTGGTTCACGCTCTAATTCAGAGGGTGGCGGTAAGGCACACCAAAAGCTGattgccaaccgccaataaacCGAAGAAGAAGACGAGTTGCGTTGGTTTGTAAAGCTACCATCTAGAACAGGACCATCTGCTCGGGTCGCTGGAGAGAACCTGGATTCACGGCTTATCTCCTGAGCTGTAAATACGTCCAGCTGTGCTGCAGTCACGTCACGCTGATGTGTCAGGTGGAAGAAGAGTATCACGAGCAGCTGGAGCGCGTGGACGCACCTGGGTAAGAGGTCCAAACGTCCACGCGCTGGGATAACACAGTTCCACGATGAGAATACACGAGTGTTTATGCTGGTATTTAATGATGCAGCAAAACcttattaaatgaataaatatgtaGAATGTTTTTGTTAATGTAACCTCTAACAGGTGGGAACTAATGTAGGGAACGGAACTGCAACCATATAAAATAAGGACCGACAGTGTTGGCGGAAGGTTCTGGCAGTGACACGAACGTGTTTACAGATTGTTGTGGTGACAGCCCACATTGTTGTTACAGGgctggaaaaaactgtttacccctttacagatttttttttttcttgttttgattttttgacgtatttaaatatttcaaacaaatgttcatttgtttgaaatatttaaatacgtCAAACAAATGTTCATTTCACGCAAAAATAatctaagtaaatacaaaaagcagttaagttatccaaaccaacctgagccattgttgaaaacgtTTGGGGGTGGATTAGATTTCTACAAGTCCTTTTTTCCCCTCAATAAAAGATATACCGTTTATATTTACTCGGGTTGTCTTTGTCTGacagaaatgtgtttgtttgaaatCTGTGAGGGTGCAAATACCTTTTCACAACACTGTAGATTATCTTGCAAAGTGATTAACTTCAAAAAATCTTTACTAGCTTAAATGctgtgtatttttttctgtcacaaAATAATCAGCTGACTTCAGGTCAGTATAGCACAGGAGAAGCTGTCCAGACCAGTCCAGCTGAAATCAGTCGAATGATCAGATTGTTTTGGAGAACAGCCCTGAGGCAAGAAGCAGTGCTAGAAAAAGATCAAGTATAGACTGAACATCTACAGGAAGTACAGCAGAAGACTGGTGCTACTTTGTTCAGAGAAAGAATAACGCTGACATGGGTCATACCGTGTCACCAGTGAAGCATGTTTTTATGATCCATGTATTGGGTTGCTTCTCATCCAAGAGATTGGCCTTCATCGACCAGGCTTTTTGGGTCACAACACAACAGTTTTGTTAAAGTGGCATGAAGATCAAAACATTGAAACTTTGGATCCCCACTAAGAAGCTGTGGTCAGTCCTCAAAAAGCAGGCGGTGAAACAGAAGCTAACAAACTCGAGAGATGGTAGAGTTTATAGGAAAGTCATCAGGATAAACAGGATTTATAACAATTGAAATTAAAAAGTGAatatacagataataaaaaaatagcaggatcttttattttctgtcatgtATTCCACTCTTAGTAGGTTtccaaaatattagaattttttttttttaaacaaaacactgtTTTTCTCTATGTTATTAGTGTTTCGAAAAAATGTGCGAAATGCAAGGAGGAGCTGGCAGCTGTGGTCATCAGAGCAGGAGATGCTTATTGCAGGTAGGACACAGCAGCCAGATGCTAATCAGGAATCACTGTGCATGCAGCACTATCACTCATCCAGGTTAGCTAGCACGGTAAAAACAAGCCATATAAGGCATCATTCAAGTTACTAGGCAGGCACTTATATTTCATATATAGAAGGTAATGTATCATTGTAAAGTATTTACTCTGCCGTACCTGGTCATAATAATTAGAATATCATATGAGAAAGACATTGCTCATAAAAGGCGCAAAGCTTCGAAAAGTGTTATGTTGCAGAGTGTCCTGCTTTCTGTCTTTGCTCTAATCCTGCTTCGTTCTCAGGAGCTGTTTCAGAGATAGCTTTATCCATAAGTTTAGAGCCATGCTGGGGAAAACCAGAGTCATCTTCCCTGGAGAGAAGGTGAGGAGATAACATATTTATGAACCTGATCTACATCCTGTTAATGCTGGGTAGGAGACACTCTGCTTGTTGTAACAAATCAAAAAGCTTCCTTAAAAAAAGTATTCAGGAATGCCGTCTGCCAAAAGTTTTAACTGGCTGACACAGATTCCTCATTTCTGTGAGGTCAGATTGGCAGTCAGATTTTCTTTCTAAGGACTAGAAAACACCTACAAGCTGATTAGTGTAAAGTTTAGATTCTACTAACACTCAACAGCATTGACCATGAAGTGATGACAGATATACAAGAAGTTCCCAGTTCATGTATAAAAGTATAGATCCATAATCACTGAGCTCAAAATGCATCAAACAGCATGTTGGTTGTTCATGCATTGTAGTACCAAACGTCCAGTTTTATAATTGGTGGATCATTACATATGACTATAGGTAAAATATTCTTCATTTATTACCTCAGGCTTCTTTTCCTGGCAGTGGTTTCCTGTACTCTGGAACCCAATAGAAGGAGAATATATAGCACCTAAAATATGAAAACCTGAAAATTTCAAACTGTTTCAGCCCATAAGTAACAGCTATAACAGCTTCAGCTCTTCTGGGAAGGCcttcctcaaggtttaggagtgtttaTTCTTCCTGAAGTGCAACTGTGAGgttagacactgatgttggatgtcCCGGGTCACAGTCCAAAGGTATTCTAACAGGTTGAGGTCCGGTTATGATCTTCACACTAAACTCCCTCATACATGTCCTAACAGACCTTGCTTTTTTTACTGGTGTTCAGTCATACTGGAACAGAAACTGTTCATCATAAAACTATATTCACAATGCTGGGAGCATAAAACTTTCTAAAATATCTTGAGCTCCTTTCACTGGACCTAAAAGGGTTGAGTCCAACTCAGACCATAATTCTCCCTCCACCGAACTTTACACAGTGGATTAAGGGATGTACCGTTCTCCTGACAGCTGCCAAACCCAGACTTATCATTGGATTGCTGGACAGAGACAGGTCATTTTTCACTCCAGAGAACATGTCTCCACTGCTCGAGAGTTCAGTGGCAGTTTACACCACTGCATCTGACTCCATGCAGATGGTGATGTAAGGCTTGGATGCAGTCGCTCAGCCATGGAGacccattccatgaagctctTTTGTCACTGTTCTTTAACTAATCTAAGGTTGTTACCTCTTTGCACTTTTCTCCTCAGCATCCTCTGACCCCTCCTTGTGGTTTTAGGTGGCCTACCACCTCATGGCTCAGTTGCTGTTGTTCCCAATCACTCCACTGTTATAATCTGACTAACAGCTGACTGTGGAGTAATCTGAATTGTGATTTGAAAGCTCATTCTCTCACATCTCAACTCTCAGCGATAAAGTTACCAGCAGATCTTACAAACAAAGGAACTGAGTCGGTCCAAACTCTGCCAGAAACCTGATGTGTAATGAATGGTGTGGAAGATGTAACACTGAattttttcttctctctctaGGTGCTGCTGGCTGTGTCTGGGGGTCCTTCATCCTGCTCAATGCTCAGTCAAGTCCAAGAGGTGTAACATTTGATTAAAGCCTTTCTCTAAGCAGAACTGGGTTGGTCAGAGTGAAACTCCTCATACTGAAGCGTACAGCTGCTCTTCTTATTGTCCTGTCAGTGTAGAAGTATCTTTGTAATTATCCCTTCTAATGAGAAGCAAGTCTTTTCAGTTTTGGCTCTGACTATCACTGGATTAGtgttttgggattatttcagctTTACATCGACGTGAACCCAATGTCTTAGCAGCACCGAAACAATATTTTCCAGAAACTGGTTCCAGTGTAAAAATTCTGTATGTGACATTTACAAAAAGAAGACTTCATGcataaacacaatttatttatataggacAAGGCTTAAGGCAGTctaatccaatcatacagacagattccaagtcaatctCACTGATTCCAAATttatcctagttatcaaacaatgtgGTGGATTGTTAGCCCTGGAGGTCAGCCGGGCTGGAGGTCAGCCGGTCCAGAGCTACTGTCCTCCAGCTAAATGCATCCTTTGCCAAACACACTTGAATTAAAGGAGTGGCTCATTACCAGACCTCTGCAGAGCTGGATGACTGAAGGCTGATGAGGGAATCTGGATattggattcaggtgtgttggagaagggatgcatttAGCTGGAGGACAgtagctctggaggactggACCCAGGCACCCCTGCTGTAGGACATCCAAATATTCTCTAGATCATCTTTAACTACCATCTACATGCTGTTAAACCTTGTTTTACAGTCATTCTTGTTTCTCCCTCCTGTCAGGGTGTGAGTCAGAATGCTCATAAAAAGCTGCGGTTCTCACCTGGGATTGTTTACATCGATGGTAAATTAAATCACTCATTTCAATCAGTCCAGTTATTTTCCATCAGTCTGAAGGAATTCTGTTGAATACATCTTCTATAGACTGTGTGTCTATGTTTCCAGAGGGTGGCGCTCATGGCCAGTCTAAAGAGatgaaactgaaaacaacatCTGAGCTTTGTGAAATGTTCAGATCAACTGGTTTTCCCTTCTACATTCTACCACTGGAGCAGGTCAGTATGAATGCAGGGACAGGCTGCTGACCCACCACACTGGGTCTCTCTTCATATCAATACTGGCCTGCTTTCACAGTtccagtgctttgcaaaaggtTCTTAAACGTAtgaccacaaacctcaatgtttGTTATTGGGATTTGATGTGACAGATCAATGAAGTAACACAGTATActccagtttatttttatagcaccaattcacaacagaaGTCTTTTGAAGGTACTTTACACTACAGACAGATTCAGTTTCTATACAGACCTCTACTACACTACTCATAAAAAGTTATTGATAATCAGCTTTCTACTGACATTCcaggatgaacctaaaatgcacTATAACCTTTACTGGTGAACCTAATGTGACCTTCTCTAATCGTTTAAATGCTCTTGTCAAACTGCTCAAGGTTCCAgtactttttgcacatcttgctgttctctaacaaggagcTTAATGGCAAGattcacaacaggtgtttaatcCATGAATCGACCAACAAACCTCCTGCTTCAGTCAGAATTGGCTTTCAATCAGTCCTCCTCATCAGGCTGTTCACATTTTAAGACGACAACtaataattgatcagtagtaGCTCGTCATTGGAGGCTCCAAGCAGGAAGTTCTCAGATGGAGGTGGCCACTGAGCTTAGAACATCACAGAGTGTCAGGAAGTCACGAAAAGGCTTAGAAGTGGACGTCCTTTGGCCACATCCCACTGATGACCGCTTCATTGTGAACagaactctgcagaaccagatgaTGAATGCCACTCATCTCCTGGCACATTTAATGGGGGTGAGAGGCACCTAAGTGTCACATCAGATCATTAGAAACCGTTCACATCAGGGTGGTCTGCGTGCTAGATGACCTGTAAGGgtacctgaacacaccaccagGCAGGCCAGGGAGTGTTTACGCTGGATGAAGGACCAGTGGGCCTCAGTGCCTTTCTCTGAAGGTCGATTCACGTTTAGCAGAAATTATGTTGGAGATGTCAAGGAgagcactacaggtccttctcaaaatattagcatattgtgataaagttaattattttccataatgtcatgatgaaaatttaacattcatatattttagattcattgcacactaactgaaatatttcaggtcttttattgtcttaatacggatgattttggcatacagctcacgaaaacccaaaattcctatctcacaaaattagcatatttcatctgaccaatgaaagaaaagtgtttttaatacaaaaaacgtcaaccttcaaataatcatgtacagttatgcactcaatacttggccgggaatccttttgcagaaatgactgcttcaatgcagcgtggcatggaggcaatcagcctgtggcactgctgaggtcttatggaggcgcaggatgctttgatagcggcctttagctcatccagagtgttgggtcttgagtctctcaacgttctcttcacaatatcccacagattctctatggggttcaggtcaggagagttggcaggccaattgagcacagtgataccatggtcagtaaaccatttaccagtggttttggcactgtgagcaggtgccaggtcgtgctgaaaaatgaaatcttcatcttcataaagcttttcagcagatggaagcatgaagtgctccaaaatctcctgatagctagctgcattgaccctgcccttgataaaacacagtggaccaacaccagcagctgacacggcaccccagaccatcactgactgtgggtacttgacactggacttctggcattttggcatttccttctccccagtcttcctccagactctggcaccttgatttccgaatgacatgcagaatttgctttcatccgaaaaaagtactttggaccactgagcaacagtccagtgctgcttctctgtagcccaggtcaggcgcttctgccgctgtttctggttcaaaaatggcttgacctggggaatgcggcacctgtagcccattttctgcacacgcctgtgcacggtggctctggatgtttctactccagactcagtccactgcttccgcaggtcccccaaggtctggaatcggcccttctccacaatcttcctcagggtccagtcacctcttctcgttgtgcagcgttttctgccacaccctTTCCTtcacacagacttcccactgaggtgccttgatacagcactctgggaacaacctattcgttcagaaatttctttctgtgtcttaccctcttgcttgaggatgtcaatagtggccttctggacagcagtcaggtcggcagtcttacccatgattggggttttgaatgatgaaccaggctgggtgttttaaaggcctcaggaatcatttgcaggtgtttagagttaactcgttgattcagatgattaggttcataactcgtttagagacccttttaatgatatgctaattttgtgagataggaattttgggttttcatgagctgtatgccaaaatcatccatattaagacaataaaagacctgaaatatttcagttactgtgcaaaGAATCTAAtatgtatgaatgttaaattttcatcatgacattatggaaaataatgaacttcatcacaatatgctaatattttgagaaggacctgtatgcatcAGTTACTGTTGTCACCAGACCAgcctttggtggtggtggtacagtgtggacaggtgtgtCTAGTCAATACAGAACTGCTCTACACTTTGTGAATGGTACAGCTACAAGCCCATACTACCTGAATTACATCATTAATCCAGTCATTGTGGCCCTGCATGAACAACACAGATCTAATTCTATCTTCATGGACAACAATGCTCCAGCTCCCTGAGGTCGCATCATTAGggaatgactgctggagacctCCAATGAACAGTGGGATgccatgtttcagcagacaatAAATGGACTTGTGAACACCATGAGAAGTTGTTGTCAAGCTGTAATTGATGCTGAAGGTCACATGACATGTTATTGAGACTTTGAGATTGTTTGTTGTGGTATACCCACCACTGTTGTTAGCTTTTGTTTCATTGAATTGTTTGACACCAGGATATCACCATTGCATGCTTCAACGTAAGCCATACTTTCATGATATGATTTAACCTGAAAGTCAAATATCCCAAACTTTTTGTGAGTAGTGTATTCAGTTCAAtccttgttagaaaacattcatCGGTTTTCTATCCAAGGAAATCCAGCCGATTGCATCAAGTGAcagactttgaagcaatccctcctcctgaacAAGCATGCGGTGACagtgaaggtttcttcctttaacaggaagaaatctccagcagaaccagcctCAGTGTAAGTGAGcttctgccacaaccgactagGGCTTAAAGAAGATAGAGCAGACATACAAAAAAACATAGGAGCAGTCATCCAGGAGTAGTTTCtacctgctgcattcagaagctagagatgAGATGGCAGCACACTAGAGAACAGATGATATTACCTCACTAGAGGTTCACCTTTAttttgtcctgctgctgaaactatttaatttccccctaaagagatgataaagttaatcttttCTCCATATAATAaatgtatgattgttatagaagtttatgttcTCATTTACTCGACTACTAAGGGGGTGGATCCCCATTTATTAATTTGCTGTTATTCATTGTtcagagaatatctctcctttctcgcggtctttccaccatcttcttGGCTTAAGACgctcttaggctcactaaaagttCTCCTCGCTACACTAAACATTTCCTCACGTTAGAGATCTCTTAAGGTCTAGCATGCttcgtgaataacttttatcttaccgagGGAAAATACTTAGAAAAATTGTAGAATTCGAGAAATTCTACAATTCttcttagaatgacgtcactaggatctacttttagtcttaggattcttggTGAATACGGGTCCCGGTCTTTATAGAAGAGTGACAAGAGAAGccaatgttgaaagaaagccattagaTGTCCTGTTTTCAGTTTGTAGAAAGCTGtgcaggagacacagcaaacatgaggaCTAAGGTGCTCTGTGCATTGTATGTGGCAGAGAAGTAACTGCCCAATCCTGGGCACATAATGCACATGGATTCACctggtggtggcaggatcatgcaGTGGGAAGACTTTTTTCGCATGGACAGAGAAGCTGTTCAGAGTGGATGAGAAGATGGCTGAAGGTACCAGCAGgacaaccctggaagaaaacctgttgaaggctgcagaagacttgaagcTGAGAAGGAGATTCGTCTTCCAGCTGGACAACCATTCCAAACAGACAGCCAGAGACACAATGGGATTGTTTAGAACAAAGCATATtcagtgttagaatggcctagtcaaagtctagacctaaatccaccTGATGATCTATAGCAAGActttaaaactgatgttcatggatgttctccatctaatctgactgagcatgAGCTGCTTTATAAAGAATAAtgagcaaaaatgtcagtcagtagATGTTCAAAGTTGGGAGAAACATTCAACCAAAGACCATGTATCATCTGCCTTCCATTTCACAGTAATGCACCGTACTTTTTGATGGTCGGCAACAGAACATTTGTTAATGTTTGTGGCTTTAACATAAACTGGAATAGGtgaagggtgtgaatactttttgtaTTATAAAAAGTGACCACATGTTTGCATCATGGCTATGAACAAATAAGAAGTTAATGCTGCTTTAAAGATCATGATGACATTTTAGGTTTCTAAAGGTGTTTCCCTGCCTTCTTCTAGGTTCTGGACCTTCCTGGATCTGTTGTGGTGGCTCCTTCATCACCGTTAGACCAACCCAGGTCTGCCTACAAAGCGGCTGTGGatctcttcctgcagagtggcAGCGGCAGGACTGATGTAATGGCTCAGGAGCAGGAGGGTGTGTCACTACCTGCTATCCAGGAGTCCCAGACACACTTACTGCAGCAGCTGATCGGCTCAGCTAAAACACTGACGGCTAAACAAGACCTTTTAAACACCCTAAGGTCTGACTGCATTACTTTCTCTGTAGCTATCTCTCATCCATTTATTAAAGCATCACTCATGCCCATTTGCACTCCAGTTTGTTTTTCCCAAACCAGGCTGACCTGGCTGTGAATTTTCTCTCCAAAGGCAGCATCTGCTGGTGCACACTGCTCGGACTAGAGGCTACAGTAAACTCATGCTTGGAGACAACTGCACGAGACTCGCCGTGAAACTGCTCACCAGTATAACACTGGGCAGAGGAGCACAGTTGGCCCAGGACACGGTGCGAACACTGGGGCAGGGAAATATGATGACTGCACGCCCAGCTGTTCTTAGCATCTCCTGTCAGAGGACATGAGCAGATCCTAGGGAAATTAAGTGTAAAATATCTGATATTATTTGTTTCCCAGGGCTTCTCCGACTGCAGGTATGGTGATGTAGTAGCAGTGAGGCCAATGAGGGAATACTCAGCTAAAGAAATAGCTTACTACAATCATATGTTCAAAGTGCCATCTGTTGTCATCCCAAGCCTGGACACAAAGGTGAGAATCCAGCTGATGACCGTTTCTTACATCATAACCTAAACAGACATGCTTTTTTTCACAAAAGGAAAAGTCTGGTATATCTCTCCTGTTTGGTGGGAACGGACATGTTTTCTTGAGCAGTGTGTTTGTATCCGTCCCACAGACACCTGACAAGGCGAGCATCCAGCGTCTGACCGAGAGCTTTGTCACCAAACTGCAGGCAGACTTTCCTTCTACTGTGAGCACAATCTACCGGTCAGTCAGGAACCACCAGCATCCTTCATAAGATAAAGTACCAGAACTCCAACATCATTAACCAGATCAGTCACTGTTTTTGACATAAACTATTTCTTCATGGCAAAACATTCGGTAGCAGGTACAGGAGAGTAAACCCAGCAGAGCCGACAGTAAGGACATGCTGATACTGTTTAATGGAATCAATGATTCAAAGGG
This genomic stretch from Girardinichthys multiradiatus isolate DD_20200921_A chromosome 22, DD_fGirMul_XY1, whole genome shotgun sequence harbors:
- the ctu2 gene encoding cytoplasmic tRNA 2-thiolation protein 2 — encoded protein: MCQVEEEYHEQLERVDAPGVSKKCAKCKEELAAVVIRAGDAYCRSCFRDSFIHKFRAMLGKTRVIFPGEKVLLAVSGGPSSCSMLSQVQEGVSQNAHKKLRFSPGIVYIDEGGAHGQSKEMKLKTTSELCEMFRSTGFPFYILPLEQVLDLPGSVVVAPSSPLDQPRSAYKAAVDLFLQSGSGRTDVMAQEQEGVSLPAIQESQTHLLQQLIGSAKTLTAKQDLLNTLRQHLLVHTARTRGYSKLMLGDNCTRLAVKLLTSITLGRGAQLAQDTGFSDCRYGDVVAVRPMREYSAKEIAYYNHMFKVPSVVIPSLDTKTPDKASIQRLTESFVTKLQADFPSTVSTIYRTGEKLQTTCRSSSAAEGTDRCLLCMCNLDTVVEEASALQATLISEQLSQSKVPHTSGQNSVKPEPTAAVGQCCSSEGPCGGPEGAVGCYSSPKQPEAAELRSLLCYSCQRTIRDMSSVHHLPHYVLSEAHRRQTWSAMREQISEFLLDDADEND